In Brachyhypopomus gauderio isolate BG-103 chromosome 11, BGAUD_0.2, whole genome shotgun sequence, a single genomic region encodes these proteins:
- the aldob gene encoding fructose-bisphosphate aldolase B: MTLQFPALSPEQKKELATIAQKIVAPGKGILAADESTGTMAKRLQKINVENTEENRRAFRDLLFSVDASISQSVGGVIFFHETLYQKSDTGVLFPKLVKDKGIVVGIKVDKGTAGLNGTDGETTTQGLDGLSERCAQYKKDGCDFAKWRCVLKISDCCPSALSIAENANVLARYASICQQNGLVPIVEPEILPDGDHDLQRCQYVTEKVLAAVYKALSDHHVYLEGTLLKPNMVTAGHSCPKKYTPQEVAMATVSALRRTVPAAVPGICFLSGGQSEEEASLNLNAINLTPLHKPWKLTFSYGRALQASALAAWKGQAANKKAAQEAFFTRAKINGLASKGEYKPTGQADQAATKSLYTASYVY, translated from the exons ATGACTCTCCAGTTTCCAGCCCTCTCTCCAGAGCAGAAGAAGGAACTAGCCACTATTGCACAGAAGATCGTGGCTCCTGGAAAGGGCATCTTGGCTGCAGATGAATCCACGG GCACCATGGCAAAACGCCTGCAGAAGATCAACGTGGAGAACACGGAGGAGAACCGCCGTGCCTTCCGTGACCTCCTGTTCTCCGTTGACGCCTCCATTTCTCAGAGCGTGGGAGGAGTCATTTTCTTCCACGAGACGCTGTATCAGAAATCTGACACAGGTGTTCTGTTCCCCAAGCTTGTGAAGGATAAGGGCATCGTAGTTGGCATCAAG GTGGACAAAGGCACAGCAGGGCTGAATGGAACAGATGGCGAGACAACCACACAGG GACTGGACGGCCTGTCCGAACGCTGTGCTCAGTACAAGAAGGACGGCTGTGACTTTGCTAAATGGCGCTGCGTGCTAAAGATCTCGGACTGCTGCCCCTCTGCGCTTTCCATTGCGGAAAATGCCAACGTGCTTGCCCGATATGCCAGCATCTGCCAACAG aatGGCTTGGTGCCCATTGTTGAGCCGGAGATCCTCCCAGACGGAGACCACGACCTGCAGCGCTGCCAGTACGTTACGGAGAAG GTCCTCGCTGCAGTGTACAAAGCACTCTCTGACCACCATGTTTACTTGGAGGGGACTCTTCTCAAACCCAACATGGTCACAGCTGGACACTCCTGCCCCAAGAAGTACACCCCGCAGGaggttgccatggcaacagtcAGCGCACTCAGACGCACTGTACCTGCCGCGGTACCAG GCATTTGCTTCCTGTCAGGAGGCCAGAGCGAAGAGGAAGCTTCTCTCAACCTGAACGCCATCAACCTGACGCCGCTCCACAAACCCTGGAAGCTCACCTTCTCCTACGGCCGCGCCCTGCAGGCCTCCGCCCTCGCCGCCTGGAAGGGACAGGCCGCAAACAAGAAGGCCGCGCAGGAGGCCTTCTTCACCCGCGCCAAG ATTAACGGTCTGGCATCTAAAGGCGAGTACAAGCCCACAGGCCAAGCTGACCAGGCTGCCACCAAGTCCCTCTACACTGCCAGCTACGTCTACTAG